In the Wyeomyia smithii strain HCP4-BCI-WySm-NY-G18 chromosome 2, ASM2978416v1, whole genome shotgun sequence genome, one interval contains:
- the LOC129724487 gene encoding transient receptor potential cation channel subfamily A member 1 isoform X1 yields the protein MPTPLQLVHSARSVHSGTQRSFGVYDCTLEEDGPPSAPHFGGWLLTKLRKSSGNILYPSKSDNMNQLENSLLHSILTQSVEADVCLLSDSPFRILRAAESGNLDEFIRLYEGDNGRLVVKDSKGRTAAHQAAARNRINILQFIHEHGGDLNAQDIFGNTPLHVAVENDSLDALEFLLRIPVATNILNEKKLAPVHLATELNKVKDLLVMGKYRDVIDIQQGGEHGRTALHLAAIYDNEECARILISEFGACPRRPCNNGYYPIHEAAKNASSKTMEVFFQWGESKGCTREEMISFYDSEGNVPLHSAVHGGDIKAVELCLKSGAKISTQQHDLSTPVHLAAAQGAIEIVKLMFLMQPQEKRISLCCTDIQKMTPLHCAAMFDHPEIVEYLIHEGADINALDKENRSPLLLSASRAGWRTVTILIRLGANISLKDINSRNVLHLVIINGGRLDDFANEVSCKQSETHLLQLLNEKDKTGCSPLHYASREGHIRSLENLIKLGACINLKNNNNESPLHFAARYGRYNTVRQLLDSEKGTFIINESDGEGLTPLHIASKEGHTRVVQLLLNRGALLHRDHNGRNPLHLAAMSGYTQTLELLHSVHSHLLDQVDKDGNTALHLATMENKPNAVVLLLTLGCKLLHNFMDMSAIDYAIYYKYPETALAMATHEERAAEVMALKSAKHPCVTLALIASMPRVFEAVQDNCITKANCKKDSKSFYIKYSFTCLQCPALYAQMDSRTGEAVQIVKPIPLPALNAMVTHGRVELLAHPLSQKYLQMKWNSYGKYFHLANLLFYCVFLFFVTLFAWQLMRSNGAVPTNESTTETTTNSIAAGFESPVLAALASRPRPLNVVPNYTQNNTQITIEEEMVISTINMVSGVAIIVYIFCNSIREVIQVYQQKWHYLIEPINLISWILYFSAVVTVWPIFTDGRCYSANYSAASVTVFLSWFNLLLFLQRFDQIGIYVVMFLEILQTLIKVLAVFSILIIAFGLAFFILLSKATTIINPQANHLSFSTIPMSLVRTFSMMLGEIDFIGTYVQPFYNSELPFPIPSFVILSLFMILMPILLMNLLIGLAVGDIESVRRNAQLKRLAMQVVLHSELERKLPRMWLEMVDKMELIEYPNEKKCKLGFLDSILRKWFCNPFTDDGKGGIDFVLDNSEDYMVTELEKHKRKLREISSALDVQHQLLRLIVQKMEIKTEADDMDEGVTTNDLRSLAALGSNRGGTLRWSSPRIRKKLHAALSFNKSIGK from the exons GCTGCAGAGTCCGGCAATCTAGACGAGTTTATACGACTGTACGAAGGTGATAACGGTCGATTGGTGGTAAAGGATAGCAAGGGACGCACGGCAGCGCATCAAGCTGCAGCTAGGAATCGAATAAACATACTGCAATTTATTCACGAGCACGGTGGAGACCTCAATGCTCAGGATATTTTCGGAAACACTCCGCTGCATGTTGCCGTCGAGAATGATTCACTGGATGCTTTGGAATTTTTATTGAGAAT ACCAGTGGCAACCAACATATTGAACGAAAAGAAGCTTGCCCCGGTGCATTTGGCTACCGAATTGAATAAGGTCAAAGATTTGCTAGTGATGGGAAAATATCGGGACGTCATCGATATCCAGCAGGGCGGTGAACATGGCCGTACGGCATTGCATTTAGCCGCCATATATGATAATGAGGAATGCGCACGAATTTTG attTCCGAATTTGGGGCCTGTCCACGGAGACCCTGTAACAACGGTTACTATCCGATTCACGAGGCAGCCAAGAATGCCAGTTCCAAGACGATGGAGGTGTTCTTTCAGTGGGGAGAGTCAAAGGGTTGCACACGCGAGGAGATGATTTCCTTCTACGACTCCGAAGGCAACGTCCCACTCCATTCCGCCGTTCACGGCGGAGACATCAAAGCTGTCGAGCTGTGCCTGAAATCGGGAGCGAAAATATCCACCCAACAGCACGATCTTTCCACTCCAGTGCATCTAGCAGCGGCGCAG GGCGCCATTGAAATAGTGAAGCTCATGTTTCTGATGCAGCCGCAAGAGAAACGTATCAGTCTTTGCTGTACCGACATTCAAAAGATGACTCCTTTGCACTGTGCGGCAATGTTTGACCATCCGGAAATTGTCGAATATTTGATCCATGAAGGAGCAGATATAAATGCTCTGGACAAAGAAAACCGATCTCCTTTGCTGTTGTCAGCATCCAGGGCAGGCTGGCGGACAGTAACGATTCTCATACGGTTAGGGGCGAACATAAGTCTCAAAGATATTAATTCTCGGAACGTACTGCATCTAGTCATCATCAACGGCGGCCGGTTAGATGATTTTGCTAATGAAGTTTCTTGCAAACAATCTGAAACCCATCTGCTCCAGTTATTGAACGAAAAGGATAAAACTGGATGCTCTCCGCTGCACTACGCGAGTAGAGAAGGCCATATTCGATCCTTAGAAAATCTTATTAAACTGGGTGCCTGCATCAATTTgaagaacaacaacaacgaaagtCCGCTGCACTTTGCCGCTAGATATGGCCGATACAATACTGTAAGACAACTGTTAGACTCCGAAAAGGGAACATTCATCATCAACGAAAGCGACGGGGAAGGGCTAACTCCTTTACATATTGCTTCCAAAGAAGGTCATACGAGGGTAGTTCAGCTGTTGTTAAATCGAGGAGCCCTTCTGCATCGGGATCACAATGGACGAAATCCGCTGCATTTAGCGGCGATGTCCGGCTACACACAAACCCTCGAACTATTACATTCAGTGCATTCACATCTCCTAGATCAAGTAGATAAAGATGGG AACACCGCTCTACACTTAGCCACAATGGAGAACAAACCTAACGCTGTTGTTCTTCTGCTCACCCTAGGATGTAAACTTTTGCATAATTTTATGGACATGAGTGCAATAGATTACGCCATCTATTACAAATATCCCGAAACGGCCTTGGCGATGGCTACTCACGAGGAACGTGCTGCCGAGGTTATGGCCCTAAAGTCAGCCAAACATCCGTGCGTAACTTTGGCACTAATCGCTTCAATGCCACGAGTGTTCGAAGCTGTCCAGGATAATTGCATCACGAAAGCGAACTGCAAGAAAGATTCCAAAAGTTTTTAT ATCAAATATTCTTTTACCTGTCTTCAATGTCCGGCTCTGTACGCCCAAATGGACTCCCGTACGGGGGAAGCGGTTCAAATCGTAAAACCAATACCCCTGCCAGCACTGAAC GCGATGGTAACCCACGGTCGTGTCGAATTGCTTGCACATCCGTTGAGCCAGAAATACTTGCAAATGAAGTGGAACTCGTACGGCAAATACTTTCATCTTGCGAATCTCTTATTCTACTGTGTATTCCTGTTTTTCGTAACGCTGTTTGCTTGGCAACTAATGCGGAGCAATGGAGCAGTCCCGACTAAT GAGAGCACAACTGAAACAACAACCAACTCGATCGCGGCAGGGTTCGAATCACCCGTTTTGGCGGCACTTGCGTCTCGGCCAAGACCGCTAAATGTCGTTCCAAATTACACCCAGAATAATACACAAATCACCATCGAAGAAGAAATGGTTATCTCAACTATTAACATGGTGTCCGGAGTGGCAATAATCGTGTACATCTTCTGCAATTCCATCCGGGAAGTAATCCAGGTGTACCAGCAAAAGTGGCACTATCTCATCGAACCTATCAATCTGATCTCGTGGATTCTGTACTTTTCCGCTGTCGTCACGGTGTGGCCGATTTTCACTGACGGCCGCTGCTACAGTGCCAACTATTCTGCGGCTTCAGTGACAGTGTTTTTATCGTGGTTCAATTTGCTGCTGTTTCTGCAACGATTCGATCAG ATTGGCATCTATGTAGTAATGTTTTTGGAAATTCTACAGACGCTCATCAAAGTGCTGGCTGTATTTTCGATACTGATCATCGCATTTGGGCTCGCATTTTTCATTCTACTATCAAAGGCCACAACG ATCATCAACCCACAGGCAAACCATTTGTCGTTCTCGACCATTCCGATGTCTTTGGTTCGGACCTTCTCGATGATGCTGGGCGAAATAGATTTTATTGGAACGTACGTGCAGCCCTTCTATAACTCGGAACTACCGTTTCCTATTCCCTCTTTCGTAATTCTCT CTCTCTTCATGATACTGATGCCAATTTTGCTGATGAATCTGTTGATCGGTTTGGCGGTCGGTGATATCGAGTCGGTTCGCAGGAATGCCCAGCTGAAGAGATTGGCCATGCAGGTCGTGCTGCATAGCGAACTGGAACGAAAGCTGCCTCGTATGTGGCTTGAAATGGTTGACAAAATGGAACTGATAGAATATCCGAACGAGAAAAAGTGCAAGTTGGGAtttctagattcaattctaAGAAAATGGTTCTGCAATCCGTTCACCGACGATGGCAAAG GTGGTATTGATTTCGTGCTGGACAACTCTGAGGATTATATGGTGACAGAATTGGAAAAGCATAAACGAAAACTACGTGAAATCAGCAGTGCTTTGGACGTTCAGCATCAACTGCTCCGACTGATAGTACAG AAAATGGAAATTAAAACCGAAGCGGATGATATGGACGAAGGTGTAACCACGAACGATCTTCGAAGTCTGGCTGCACTCGGTAGCAACCGAGGTGGGACGTTGCGTTGGTCTTCACCAAGGATTCGGAAAAAACTGCATGCTGCGTTAAGTTTCAATAAATCTATTGGAAAATAG
- the LOC129724487 gene encoding transient receptor potential cation channel subfamily A member 1 isoform X2: MPTPLQLVHSARSVHSGTQRSFGVYDCTLEEDGPPSAPHFGGWLLTKLRKSSGNILYPSKSDNMNQLENSLLHSILTQSVEADVCLLSDSPFRILRAAESGNLDEFIRLYEGDNGRLVVKDSKGRTAAHQAAARNRINILQFIHEHGGDLNAQDIFGNTPLHVAVENDSLDALEFLLRIPVATNILNEKKLAPVHLATELNKVKDLLVMGKYRDVIDIQQGGEHGRTALHLAAIYDNEECARILISEFGACPRRPCNNGYYPIHEAAKNASSKTMEVFFQWGESKGCTREEMISFYDSEGNVPLHSAVHGGDIKAVELCLKSGAKISTQQHDLSTPVHLAAAQGAIEIVKLMFLMQPQEKRISLCCTDIQKMTPLHCAAMFDHPEIVEYLIHEGADINALDKENRSPLLLSASRAGWRTVTILIRLGANISLKDINSRNVLHLVIINGGRLDDFANEVSCKQSETHLLQLLNEKDKTGCSPLHYASREGHIRSLENLIKLGACINLKNNNNESPLHFAARYGRYNTVRQLLDSEKGTFIINESDGEGLTPLHIASKEGHTRVVQLLLNRGALLHRDHNGRNPLHLAAMSGYTQTLELLHSVHSHLLDQVDKDGNTALHLATMENKPNAVVLLLTLGCKLLHNFMDMSAIDYAIYYKYPETALAMATHEERAAEVMALKSAKHPCVTLALIASMPRVFEAVQDNCITKANCKKDSKSFYIKYSFHIYQKSQEQVEKMRQALNDPEWRQPPLHVVNAMVTHGRVELLAHPLSQKYLQMKWNSYGKYFHLANLLFYCVFLFFVTLFAWQLMRSNGAVPTNESTTETTTNSIAAGFESPVLAALASRPRPLNVVPNYTQNNTQITIEEEMVISTINMVSGVAIIVYIFCNSIREVIQVYQQKWHYLIEPINLISWILYFSAVVTVWPIFTDGRCYSANYSAASVTVFLSWFNLLLFLQRFDQIGIYVVMFLEILQTLIKVLAVFSILIIAFGLAFFILLSKATTIINPQANHLSFSTIPMSLVRTFSMMLGEIDFIGTYVQPFYNSELPFPIPSFVILSLFMILMPILLMNLLIGLAVGDIESVRRNAQLKRLAMQVVLHSELERKLPRMWLEMVDKMELIEYPNEKKCKLGFLDSILRKWFCNPFTDDGKGGIDFVLDNSEDYMVTELEKHKRKLREISSALDVQHQLLRLIVQKMEIKTEADDMDEGVTTNDLRSLAALGSNRGGTLRWSSPRIRKKLHAALSFNKSIGK, from the exons GCTGCAGAGTCCGGCAATCTAGACGAGTTTATACGACTGTACGAAGGTGATAACGGTCGATTGGTGGTAAAGGATAGCAAGGGACGCACGGCAGCGCATCAAGCTGCAGCTAGGAATCGAATAAACATACTGCAATTTATTCACGAGCACGGTGGAGACCTCAATGCTCAGGATATTTTCGGAAACACTCCGCTGCATGTTGCCGTCGAGAATGATTCACTGGATGCTTTGGAATTTTTATTGAGAAT ACCAGTGGCAACCAACATATTGAACGAAAAGAAGCTTGCCCCGGTGCATTTGGCTACCGAATTGAATAAGGTCAAAGATTTGCTAGTGATGGGAAAATATCGGGACGTCATCGATATCCAGCAGGGCGGTGAACATGGCCGTACGGCATTGCATTTAGCCGCCATATATGATAATGAGGAATGCGCACGAATTTTG attTCCGAATTTGGGGCCTGTCCACGGAGACCCTGTAACAACGGTTACTATCCGATTCACGAGGCAGCCAAGAATGCCAGTTCCAAGACGATGGAGGTGTTCTTTCAGTGGGGAGAGTCAAAGGGTTGCACACGCGAGGAGATGATTTCCTTCTACGACTCCGAAGGCAACGTCCCACTCCATTCCGCCGTTCACGGCGGAGACATCAAAGCTGTCGAGCTGTGCCTGAAATCGGGAGCGAAAATATCCACCCAACAGCACGATCTTTCCACTCCAGTGCATCTAGCAGCGGCGCAG GGCGCCATTGAAATAGTGAAGCTCATGTTTCTGATGCAGCCGCAAGAGAAACGTATCAGTCTTTGCTGTACCGACATTCAAAAGATGACTCCTTTGCACTGTGCGGCAATGTTTGACCATCCGGAAATTGTCGAATATTTGATCCATGAAGGAGCAGATATAAATGCTCTGGACAAAGAAAACCGATCTCCTTTGCTGTTGTCAGCATCCAGGGCAGGCTGGCGGACAGTAACGATTCTCATACGGTTAGGGGCGAACATAAGTCTCAAAGATATTAATTCTCGGAACGTACTGCATCTAGTCATCATCAACGGCGGCCGGTTAGATGATTTTGCTAATGAAGTTTCTTGCAAACAATCTGAAACCCATCTGCTCCAGTTATTGAACGAAAAGGATAAAACTGGATGCTCTCCGCTGCACTACGCGAGTAGAGAAGGCCATATTCGATCCTTAGAAAATCTTATTAAACTGGGTGCCTGCATCAATTTgaagaacaacaacaacgaaagtCCGCTGCACTTTGCCGCTAGATATGGCCGATACAATACTGTAAGACAACTGTTAGACTCCGAAAAGGGAACATTCATCATCAACGAAAGCGACGGGGAAGGGCTAACTCCTTTACATATTGCTTCCAAAGAAGGTCATACGAGGGTAGTTCAGCTGTTGTTAAATCGAGGAGCCCTTCTGCATCGGGATCACAATGGACGAAATCCGCTGCATTTAGCGGCGATGTCCGGCTACACACAAACCCTCGAACTATTACATTCAGTGCATTCACATCTCCTAGATCAAGTAGATAAAGATGGG AACACCGCTCTACACTTAGCCACAATGGAGAACAAACCTAACGCTGTTGTTCTTCTGCTCACCCTAGGATGTAAACTTTTGCATAATTTTATGGACATGAGTGCAATAGATTACGCCATCTATTACAAATATCCCGAAACGGCCTTGGCGATGGCTACTCACGAGGAACGTGCTGCCGAGGTTATGGCCCTAAAGTCAGCCAAACATCCGTGCGTAACTTTGGCACTAATCGCTTCAATGCCACGAGTGTTCGAAGCTGTCCAGGATAATTGCATCACGAAAGCGAACTGCAAGAAAGATTCCAAAAGTTTTTAT ATCAAATATTCCTTTCATATTTACCAAAAATCCCAGGAGCAAGTGGAAAAAATGCGGCAAGCTCTGAACGATCCTGAATGGCGCCAGCCACCGTTGCATGTAGTAAAT GCGATGGTAACCCACGGTCGTGTCGAATTGCTTGCACATCCGTTGAGCCAGAAATACTTGCAAATGAAGTGGAACTCGTACGGCAAATACTTTCATCTTGCGAATCTCTTATTCTACTGTGTATTCCTGTTTTTCGTAACGCTGTTTGCTTGGCAACTAATGCGGAGCAATGGAGCAGTCCCGACTAAT GAGAGCACAACTGAAACAACAACCAACTCGATCGCGGCAGGGTTCGAATCACCCGTTTTGGCGGCACTTGCGTCTCGGCCAAGACCGCTAAATGTCGTTCCAAATTACACCCAGAATAATACACAAATCACCATCGAAGAAGAAATGGTTATCTCAACTATTAACATGGTGTCCGGAGTGGCAATAATCGTGTACATCTTCTGCAATTCCATCCGGGAAGTAATCCAGGTGTACCAGCAAAAGTGGCACTATCTCATCGAACCTATCAATCTGATCTCGTGGATTCTGTACTTTTCCGCTGTCGTCACGGTGTGGCCGATTTTCACTGACGGCCGCTGCTACAGTGCCAACTATTCTGCGGCTTCAGTGACAGTGTTTTTATCGTGGTTCAATTTGCTGCTGTTTCTGCAACGATTCGATCAG ATTGGCATCTATGTAGTAATGTTTTTGGAAATTCTACAGACGCTCATCAAAGTGCTGGCTGTATTTTCGATACTGATCATCGCATTTGGGCTCGCATTTTTCATTCTACTATCAAAGGCCACAACG ATCATCAACCCACAGGCAAACCATTTGTCGTTCTCGACCATTCCGATGTCTTTGGTTCGGACCTTCTCGATGATGCTGGGCGAAATAGATTTTATTGGAACGTACGTGCAGCCCTTCTATAACTCGGAACTACCGTTTCCTATTCCCTCTTTCGTAATTCTCT CTCTCTTCATGATACTGATGCCAATTTTGCTGATGAATCTGTTGATCGGTTTGGCGGTCGGTGATATCGAGTCGGTTCGCAGGAATGCCCAGCTGAAGAGATTGGCCATGCAGGTCGTGCTGCATAGCGAACTGGAACGAAAGCTGCCTCGTATGTGGCTTGAAATGGTTGACAAAATGGAACTGATAGAATATCCGAACGAGAAAAAGTGCAAGTTGGGAtttctagattcaattctaAGAAAATGGTTCTGCAATCCGTTCACCGACGATGGCAAAG GTGGTATTGATTTCGTGCTGGACAACTCTGAGGATTATATGGTGACAGAATTGGAAAAGCATAAACGAAAACTACGTGAAATCAGCAGTGCTTTGGACGTTCAGCATCAACTGCTCCGACTGATAGTACAG AAAATGGAAATTAAAACCGAAGCGGATGATATGGACGAAGGTGTAACCACGAACGATCTTCGAAGTCTGGCTGCACTCGGTAGCAACCGAGGTGGGACGTTGCGTTGGTCTTCACCAAGGATTCGGAAAAAACTGCATGCTGCGTTAAGTTTCAATAAATCTATTGGAAAATAG
- the LOC129724487 gene encoding transient receptor potential cation channel subfamily A member 1 isoform X3 encodes MLFVAMYKQKSFKQMMPNCPRWNGLALTAPLKIPENWSRVLRLQGSTRLNPELVLQAAESGNLDEFIRLYEGDNGRLVVKDSKGRTAAHQAAARNRINILQFIHEHGGDLNAQDIFGNTPLHVAVENDSLDALEFLLRIPVATNILNEKKLAPVHLATELNKVKDLLVMGKYRDVIDIQQGGEHGRTALHLAAIYDNEECARILISEFGACPRRPCNNGYYPIHEAAKNASSKTMEVFFQWGESKGCTREEMISFYDSEGNVPLHSAVHGGDIKAVELCLKSGAKISTQQHDLSTPVHLAAAQGAIEIVKLMFLMQPQEKRISLCCTDIQKMTPLHCAAMFDHPEIVEYLIHEGADINALDKENRSPLLLSASRAGWRTVTILIRLGANISLKDINSRNVLHLVIINGGRLDDFANEVSCKQSETHLLQLLNEKDKTGCSPLHYASREGHIRSLENLIKLGACINLKNNNNESPLHFAARYGRYNTVRQLLDSEKGTFIINESDGEGLTPLHIASKEGHTRVVQLLLNRGALLHRDHNGRNPLHLAAMSGYTQTLELLHSVHSHLLDQVDKDGNTALHLATMENKPNAVVLLLTLGCKLLHNFMDMSAIDYAIYYKYPETALAMATHEERAAEVMALKSAKHPCVTLALIASMPRVFEAVQDNCITKANCKKDSKSFYIKYSFTCLQCPALYAQMDSRTGEAVQIVKPIPLPALNAMVTHGRVELLAHPLSQKYLQMKWNSYGKYFHLANLLFYCVFLFFVTLFAWQLMRSNGAVPTNESTTETTTNSIAAGFESPVLAALASRPRPLNVVPNYTQNNTQITIEEEMVISTINMVSGVAIIVYIFCNSIREVIQVYQQKWHYLIEPINLISWILYFSAVVTVWPIFTDGRCYSANYSAASVTVFLSWFNLLLFLQRFDQIGIYVVMFLEILQTLIKVLAVFSILIIAFGLAFFILLSKATTIINPQANHLSFSTIPMSLVRTFSMMLGEIDFIGTYVQPFYNSELPFPIPSFVILSLFMILMPILLMNLLIGLAVGDIESVRRNAQLKRLAMQVVLHSELERKLPRMWLEMVDKMELIEYPNEKKCKLGFLDSILRKWFCNPFTDDGKGGIDFVLDNSEDYMVTELEKHKRKLREISSALDVQHQLLRLIVQKMEIKTEADDMDEGVTTNDLRSLAALGSNRGGTLRWSSPRIRKKLHAALSFNKSIGK; translated from the exons GCTGCAGAGTCCGGCAATCTAGACGAGTTTATACGACTGTACGAAGGTGATAACGGTCGATTGGTGGTAAAGGATAGCAAGGGACGCACGGCAGCGCATCAAGCTGCAGCTAGGAATCGAATAAACATACTGCAATTTATTCACGAGCACGGTGGAGACCTCAATGCTCAGGATATTTTCGGAAACACTCCGCTGCATGTTGCCGTCGAGAATGATTCACTGGATGCTTTGGAATTTTTATTGAGAAT ACCAGTGGCAACCAACATATTGAACGAAAAGAAGCTTGCCCCGGTGCATTTGGCTACCGAATTGAATAAGGTCAAAGATTTGCTAGTGATGGGAAAATATCGGGACGTCATCGATATCCAGCAGGGCGGTGAACATGGCCGTACGGCATTGCATTTAGCCGCCATATATGATAATGAGGAATGCGCACGAATTTTG attTCCGAATTTGGGGCCTGTCCACGGAGACCCTGTAACAACGGTTACTATCCGATTCACGAGGCAGCCAAGAATGCCAGTTCCAAGACGATGGAGGTGTTCTTTCAGTGGGGAGAGTCAAAGGGTTGCACACGCGAGGAGATGATTTCCTTCTACGACTCCGAAGGCAACGTCCCACTCCATTCCGCCGTTCACGGCGGAGACATCAAAGCTGTCGAGCTGTGCCTGAAATCGGGAGCGAAAATATCCACCCAACAGCACGATCTTTCCACTCCAGTGCATCTAGCAGCGGCGCAG GGCGCCATTGAAATAGTGAAGCTCATGTTTCTGATGCAGCCGCAAGAGAAACGTATCAGTCTTTGCTGTACCGACATTCAAAAGATGACTCCTTTGCACTGTGCGGCAATGTTTGACCATCCGGAAATTGTCGAATATTTGATCCATGAAGGAGCAGATATAAATGCTCTGGACAAAGAAAACCGATCTCCTTTGCTGTTGTCAGCATCCAGGGCAGGCTGGCGGACAGTAACGATTCTCATACGGTTAGGGGCGAACATAAGTCTCAAAGATATTAATTCTCGGAACGTACTGCATCTAGTCATCATCAACGGCGGCCGGTTAGATGATTTTGCTAATGAAGTTTCTTGCAAACAATCTGAAACCCATCTGCTCCAGTTATTGAACGAAAAGGATAAAACTGGATGCTCTCCGCTGCACTACGCGAGTAGAGAAGGCCATATTCGATCCTTAGAAAATCTTATTAAACTGGGTGCCTGCATCAATTTgaagaacaacaacaacgaaagtCCGCTGCACTTTGCCGCTAGATATGGCCGATACAATACTGTAAGACAACTGTTAGACTCCGAAAAGGGAACATTCATCATCAACGAAAGCGACGGGGAAGGGCTAACTCCTTTACATATTGCTTCCAAAGAAGGTCATACGAGGGTAGTTCAGCTGTTGTTAAATCGAGGAGCCCTTCTGCATCGGGATCACAATGGACGAAATCCGCTGCATTTAGCGGCGATGTCCGGCTACACACAAACCCTCGAACTATTACATTCAGTGCATTCACATCTCCTAGATCAAGTAGATAAAGATGGG AACACCGCTCTACACTTAGCCACAATGGAGAACAAACCTAACGCTGTTGTTCTTCTGCTCACCCTAGGATGTAAACTTTTGCATAATTTTATGGACATGAGTGCAATAGATTACGCCATCTATTACAAATATCCCGAAACGGCCTTGGCGATGGCTACTCACGAGGAACGTGCTGCCGAGGTTATGGCCCTAAAGTCAGCCAAACATCCGTGCGTAACTTTGGCACTAATCGCTTCAATGCCACGAGTGTTCGAAGCTGTCCAGGATAATTGCATCACGAAAGCGAACTGCAAGAAAGATTCCAAAAGTTTTTAT ATCAAATATTCTTTTACCTGTCTTCAATGTCCGGCTCTGTACGCCCAAATGGACTCCCGTACGGGGGAAGCGGTTCAAATCGTAAAACCAATACCCCTGCCAGCACTGAAC GCGATGGTAACCCACGGTCGTGTCGAATTGCTTGCACATCCGTTGAGCCAGAAATACTTGCAAATGAAGTGGAACTCGTACGGCAAATACTTTCATCTTGCGAATCTCTTATTCTACTGTGTATTCCTGTTTTTCGTAACGCTGTTTGCTTGGCAACTAATGCGGAGCAATGGAGCAGTCCCGACTAAT GAGAGCACAACTGAAACAACAACCAACTCGATCGCGGCAGGGTTCGAATCACCCGTTTTGGCGGCACTTGCGTCTCGGCCAAGACCGCTAAATGTCGTTCCAAATTACACCCAGAATAATACACAAATCACCATCGAAGAAGAAATGGTTATCTCAACTATTAACATGGTGTCCGGAGTGGCAATAATCGTGTACATCTTCTGCAATTCCATCCGGGAAGTAATCCAGGTGTACCAGCAAAAGTGGCACTATCTCATCGAACCTATCAATCTGATCTCGTGGATTCTGTACTTTTCCGCTGTCGTCACGGTGTGGCCGATTTTCACTGACGGCCGCTGCTACAGTGCCAACTATTCTGCGGCTTCAGTGACAGTGTTTTTATCGTGGTTCAATTTGCTGCTGTTTCTGCAACGATTCGATCAG ATTGGCATCTATGTAGTAATGTTTTTGGAAATTCTACAGACGCTCATCAAAGTGCTGGCTGTATTTTCGATACTGATCATCGCATTTGGGCTCGCATTTTTCATTCTACTATCAAAGGCCACAACG ATCATCAACCCACAGGCAAACCATTTGTCGTTCTCGACCATTCCGATGTCTTTGGTTCGGACCTTCTCGATGATGCTGGGCGAAATAGATTTTATTGGAACGTACGTGCAGCCCTTCTATAACTCGGAACTACCGTTTCCTATTCCCTCTTTCGTAATTCTCT CTCTCTTCATGATACTGATGCCAATTTTGCTGATGAATCTGTTGATCGGTTTGGCGGTCGGTGATATCGAGTCGGTTCGCAGGAATGCCCAGCTGAAGAGATTGGCCATGCAGGTCGTGCTGCATAGCGAACTGGAACGAAAGCTGCCTCGTATGTGGCTTGAAATGGTTGACAAAATGGAACTGATAGAATATCCGAACGAGAAAAAGTGCAAGTTGGGAtttctagattcaattctaAGAAAATGGTTCTGCAATCCGTTCACCGACGATGGCAAAG GTGGTATTGATTTCGTGCTGGACAACTCTGAGGATTATATGGTGACAGAATTGGAAAAGCATAAACGAAAACTACGTGAAATCAGCAGTGCTTTGGACGTTCAGCATCAACTGCTCCGACTGATAGTACAG AAAATGGAAATTAAAACCGAAGCGGATGATATGGACGAAGGTGTAACCACGAACGATCTTCGAAGTCTGGCTGCACTCGGTAGCAACCGAGGTGGGACGTTGCGTTGGTCTTCACCAAGGATTCGGAAAAAACTGCATGCTGCGTTAAGTTTCAATAAATCTATTGGAAAATAG